AACAGCCTCGACATGCTGGAGGAAATGCATATCGCCGCCTTGCTCGCCAAGGGCGTGAGCGGCGATGCCACCGCGATCCCGGCGCATATGGCACTGCGCATGGCGACGCTGAACGGCGCGAAGGCGCTCGGGCTGGAGGCGCGCATCGGCTCACTCACCGCCGGCAAGGCGGCAGATATTACGGCCATTGATCTTTCCGCCATCAGCAGCCAGCCGGTGTACGAGCCCTTGTCGCAGATCGTCTATGCCACCACGCGCAACCAGGTCTCGGACGTGTGGGTCAACGGCAAGCACCTGCTCGCGAATTACCACTTGGCCGGAATCGACGAAGCTGCCCTACGGGACAAGGCCGTCGAATGGAGTAATAAGATAAGAGCCTGAACCGCGGAGAACACAGGGTTCGCAGAGAAAATGAAGAATTGAGAGTACAATATTTTTATTTCTCTGCGTGCTCTGCGCCCTCTGCGGTGAATATTTATATGACCCATACCGCCCAAAACGTCGATCCCGAAGAAATCGCCAAGTTTGAATCCCTGGCGGCGCGCTGGTGGGACCCACACAGCGAATTCAAGCCGCTGCACGACATCAACCCGCTGCGCCTCAACTATATAAATGATCGCGCCGGGCTCAAGGGCAAGACTGTGCTCGACATCGGCTGCGGCGGCGGCATTCTCTCGGAGAGCATGGCGGAGAAAGGCGCCAACGTCACTGGCATAGACCTCGGCGACGCCCCGCTCGCGGTGGCCAAGCTGCACTTGAAAGAATCCGGACAGAAGGTCGATTACCGCAAGATCAGCGCCGAGGATATGGCGCGCGAGAAGCCGGAATCCTTCGACATCGTGACCTGCATGGAAATGCTGGAGCATGTCCCCGAACCGTCCTCCTCGGTCGCGGCCTGCGCCAAACTGGTCAAACCCGGCGGCAAGGTGTTCTTCTCCACCATCAACCGTAATCCGAAGTCATGGCTGCTCGCCATTGTCGGCGCCGAGTACGTGCTGAACATGCTGCCCAAGGGCACGCACGAATACATGAAATTCATCAAGCCCTCGGAGCTGGAACAGTGGGCGCGGCGCGCGGGGCTGTCGGTGCAAGAGTTCATCGGCATGCACTACAACCCGCTGACGCGTCAGTACCGCCTCGGGCGCGGCGTGGACGTCAACTACATCGCCTATTCCACGCGCGGTGAGTAAGGCCTTCAAAAACTATTTCTACCGCCAAGACGCCAAGAGAGCAGAATAATTTGTTTGAAAAACTTAGCGTACCTGACATCTTGGTGCTAAATATCCATAGTCTTTGCAGGGCGGTCAAAAGCGAAGCAAAGCGCACCGTTGGTACATTCGGTACGCTTCACTGATGCTCAGTAAATCCAACGTCATACTGTTTCTTGGCGTCTTGGCGCCTTGGCGGTAATTACTAATAGTTTATTTACAATGGCTTCCAAAATCCGCACGGTGTTGTTCGATCTCGACGGCACGCTGGCTGACACCGCGCCGGACTTGGCGCATGCGCTGAACGTGCTGCTGATCGAGGAAGGCAAGCGGGCGCTGCCTTACGACATCATCCGCCCCGAGGTGTCGCACGGGGCCTCGGCGATGGTGACGCTCGGTTTCGGTCAGAAACCGGGTGATTCCGATTTCGATCGCCTGCGTCAGCGTTTCCTTGTGCTGTATACCGAAAATCTTTGCCGCCACACGCGCCTGTTCGACGGCATTCCACCTCTGCTGCAAGCGCTCAAGAAACAAGGCATGAACTGGGGCGTGGTCACGAACAAGCCGACGTTTCTCACCGATCCGTTGATGGCGCAGCTCAATCCCCAGCCCGCGCCCATCTGCGTGGTCAGCGGCGACACCGTGCCCAATCGCAAGCCGCATCCGGAGCCGATGCTGCACGCCTGCACCGCGGCCGGCAGCCGTCCGGAGCAATGCCTGTACGTCGGCGACGCCGAGCGCGACATCCTGGCCGGACGACATGCCGGCATGAAGACGCTCGTGGCGCTGTTCGGGTACATTAACGGCCATGAAACCCCCGATCGCTGGGGCGCGGACGGCATGATCCGTGCGCCGGGCGATATTCTGGACTGGCTGAAACAGCATGAGTAACGCCGTCACACTTATTATTGTAAGCATCGTCATCCTGCTGGCGGGCGCGCTGGGCTGGTTCGTCTCGCGCCTGCGCAACCAGAAGCAGCTCACGGAACTCGCCATCACGCTCGAACTGGAACGCAAGGCGGCACAGGAAAAGCTTGCCGGCCTCGAACAAACCTTTATTGCGCTGTCCAATCGCGCGCTCAAGGAAAACAACCAGACTTTCTTGCAACTGGCGCAGGAATCGCTCAAGCAATTCCACGTGCAGGCCAAGGGCGATCTTGAGCTGAAGGAAAAAGCAGTCGAGAACCTGATCAAGCCGGTGCGCGAGGCCTTGGAAAAAACCGAGCAGCAAATCCGCATGATGGAGAACGATCGCAAGGAAGCCTACGGCTCACTCACCAAGCATCTCGAAACCATGGTGCAGACACAGCAACTGCTGCAAGGCGAAACACGCAATCTGGTGCAGGCGCTGCGCCGCCCCGAAGTGCGCGGCCAATGGGGCGAGATGACGTTGAAGCGCCTCGCCGAGCTGGCCGGTATGGTCGAGCACTGCGATTTCTACGAACAGGAACACACGGACACGGATGAAGGCCGCCTGCGTCCCGACATGATCGTGCGCATGCCGGACGGACGCGAAATCGTGGTGGACGTAAAAACCCCGCTCGATGCCTATCTCAGCGCGGTCGAGGCCACTGACGACGATACGCGCCGCAAGCATCTGGAGCATCACGCGCGCAAGGTGCGCGAGCGCGTGCGCGAACTATCGAGCAAGGCTTACTGGACACAATTCAAGAACGCGCCGGACTTCGTGATCCTGTTCATCCCCGGCGACCAGTTTCTGGGCGCCGCGCTCGACATTGATCGCAGCTTGCTGGAAGACGCCCTGAAACAGAAGGTCATTCTCACCACCCCGACCAGCTTCGTGGCCCTGCTACGCGCCGTGGCCTACGGCTGGCGTCAGGAAAGCCTCACGGCCAACGCCGCTCACATCCGTGATGTCGGCGAAGAACTGTACAGCCGGCTCGCCACCTTCAGCGAACACCTCTTGAAGCTCGGCCGCAGCCTCAACAGCACGGTGGCGGATTACAACAAGACCGTGGGATCCTTCGAGGCCAAACTGCTCCCGGGGGCGCGCAAGTTCTCGGAAATGGGTGTGGGCGGGGACAAGGCACTGGAAGAGCCCGAGCGAATTGAGAAGGCGGTCCGGGACGTACAAGAGGTTTAACCGGCCCAATGGCCGGGCGGCAGCGTGCTATATTTTTAGCTGACATGGCTCATTCCGGGCGATGCTGACACGATAGCCGTGAAGCCAGAAAAATCCCAGACGACTGACCAGCTCCCACTCCTGCTGCTGGTGGAAGACTCCCCGACAACCACGGCGTTGCTGTCGAAATACCTTGGCAACAATTATCGTTTGCTGCACGCGAAAGATGGCGTGATGGCCTGGGAGACGCTTGAAGCCAACCCGGAGATTGTCCTCGTCATCACCGACATTCACATGCCGAACATGACCGGGCATCAATTGCTGGTGAAGATTCGCAAAAGCGAGGACGCCCGCCACAAGAACCTGCCGGTCATCGTCATGACCACCGCCGAGGACAACGTCGATCGCAACCTGGCCTTCCTCAATGGCGCCAACGATTTCATTACCAAGCCCATCGATGAAATGGAAATGGTGGCGCGCGTCAACGTGCATTGCCGGCTGGCGCGCACCATCCGCGAGCTGGAAGCGAGCAGGCATGCGTTGGCGGAACAAGCCACCACGGATTCACTCACCAGGCTCAGGAATCGCCGCGCTTTCTTTGAGAACGGCGCCAAGGCGCTGGTCATGGCGCGCCGCTATGTGTCGGACCTGTCGGTGATCCTGCTGGACATCGACCACTTCAAGAAAATCAACGATACCTACGGGCACTCGATCGGTGACGACGCGCTGGTCCTGGTCGCGCAAATCCTGCTGGACATGTCGCGCACCGAGGATACGGTGGCGCGCATCGGCGGCGAAGAATTCGCCATGCTGCTGCCGGACGCCAATCGCCTCGGGACGGCGGTGCTGGCGGAACGCACCCGTTCCGCCATCGAACGCGAACAATTTATCTTCGGCGACAAGATTATTCCGATCACCGTCAGTATTGGTATCGCCTCGCTGAGCGTGGATCCGGCGGAGAGCATCGATCAACTGCTGGGGGTGGCGGACAATCGCCTGTATCTCGCCAAGAACTCGGGGCGCAACCGGATCTGT
The sequence above is drawn from the Sulfuricaulis sp. genome and encodes:
- a CDS encoding HAD family hydrolase, with the translated sequence MASKIRTVLFDLDGTLADTAPDLAHALNVLLIEEGKRALPYDIIRPEVSHGASAMVTLGFGQKPGDSDFDRLRQRFLVLYTENLCRHTRLFDGIPPLLQALKKQGMNWGVVTNKPTFLTDPLMAQLNPQPAPICVVSGDTVPNRKPHPEPMLHACTAAGSRPEQCLYVGDAERDILAGRHAGMKTLVALFGYINGHETPDRWGADGMIRAPGDILDWLKQHE
- a CDS encoding DNA recombination protein RmuC is translated as MSNAVTLIIVSIVILLAGALGWFVSRLRNQKQLTELAITLELERKAAQEKLAGLEQTFIALSNRALKENNQTFLQLAQESLKQFHVQAKGDLELKEKAVENLIKPVREALEKTEQQIRMMENDRKEAYGSLTKHLETMVQTQQLLQGETRNLVQALRRPEVRGQWGEMTLKRLAELAGMVEHCDFYEQEHTDTDEGRLRPDMIVRMPDGREIVVDVKTPLDAYLSAVEATDDDTRRKHLEHHARKVRERVRELSSKAYWTQFKNAPDFVILFIPGDQFLGAALDIDRSLLEDALKQKVILTTPTSFVALLRAVAYGWRQESLTANAAHIRDVGEELYSRLATFSEHLLKLGRSLNSTVADYNKTVGSFEAKLLPGARKFSEMGVGGDKALEEPERIEKAVRDVQEV
- a CDS encoding diguanylate cyclase, translated to MKPEKSQTTDQLPLLLLVEDSPTTTALLSKYLGNNYRLLHAKDGVMAWETLEANPEIVLVITDIHMPNMTGHQLLVKIRKSEDARHKNLPVIVMTTAEDNVDRNLAFLNGANDFITKPIDEMEMVARVNVHCRLARTIRELEASRHALAEQATTDSLTRLRNRRAFFENGAKALVMARRYVSDLSVILLDIDHFKKINDTYGHSIGDDALVLVAQILLDMSRTEDTVARIGGEEFAMLLPDANRLGTAVLAERTRSAIEREQFIFGDKIIPITVSIGIASLSVDPAESIDQLLGVADNRLYLAKNSGRNRICVNDEGKTTFG
- the ubiG gene encoding bifunctional 2-polyprenyl-6-hydroxyphenol methylase/3-demethylubiquinol 3-O-methyltransferase UbiG, whose protein sequence is MTHTAQNVDPEEIAKFESLAARWWDPHSEFKPLHDINPLRLNYINDRAGLKGKTVLDIGCGGGILSESMAEKGANVTGIDLGDAPLAVAKLHLKESGQKVDYRKISAEDMAREKPESFDIVTCMEMLEHVPEPSSSVAACAKLVKPGGKVFFSTINRNPKSWLLAIVGAEYVLNMLPKGTHEYMKFIKPSELEQWARRAGLSVQEFIGMHYNPLTRQYRLGRGVDVNYIAYSTRGE